From the Lathyrus oleraceus cultivar Zhongwan6 chromosome 4, CAAS_Psat_ZW6_1.0, whole genome shotgun sequence genome, one window contains:
- the LOC127137910 gene encoding probable methyltransferase At1g29790 — protein sequence MTKQNVNAKLKRWRSVYFFIFIAGAIALLLSGASMSKFFSLKSFLDVESFYTHLASHEGIDRNNRNEVLTTVEIVIQKIQKELEKLREIHRDPSSVSSSSRFVVEQGAFLADILGVLESLHSEVHNGSFIVHPLMKEKKRSDEPASYFLREEIRKYVRIKPNRLGKQNFMGANATFTSIGHACFSMKEDLEEYMDYDIGEICNDDWKLAQKLMVHGCDPLPRRRCFSRSPKLYNKPLPIKDSMWKLPDDRNVRWSQYRCKNFTCLASNNNARKGFFKCADCFNLTDHEMPRWIRSDGDSVSNQTSEADFFIDDVLGIKLGEIRIGLDFSVGTGTFAARMREFNVSIVSATINLGAPFSEMIALRGLVPLYLTINQRLPFFDNTLDLIHTTRFLDGWIDFVLLDFVLYDWDRVLRPGGLLWIDGFFCLKEDLYDYLQAFKMLRYKKHKWVVVPKIDKDDREVFFSAVLEKPPRPFR from the coding sequence atgaccaaacagaatgTTAATGCAAAGTTAAAAAGATGGAGAAGTGTTTATTTTTTCATCTTTATAGCTGGTGCTATTGCTCTTCTTCTTTCTGGTGCATCCATGTCAAAATTCTTCTCTTTGAAATCATTTCTTGATGTTGAGTCTTTCTACACTCATTTAGCTTCTCATGAGGGAATAGATAGGAATAATCGAAATGAAGTGTTGACAACTGTGGAAATTGTGATTCAAAAAATTCAAAAGGAGCTTGAAAAACTTAGGGAAATACATCGAGATCCGTCATCAGTGTCCTCATCGTCACGATTTGTAGTGGAACAAGGCGCTTTTCTTGCAGACATTTTAGGAGTACTTGAATCTTTGCATAGTGAAGTTCACAACGGTAGTTTCATCGTTCATCCATTGATGAAAGAAAAGAAACGATCCGATGAACCTGCTAGTTACTTTCTGAGAGAAGAGATTCGAAAATATGTTAGAATCAAGCCTAACAGATTAGGAAAACAAAATTTCATGGGGGCGAACGCGACATTCACTAGCATAGGACATGCATGTTTTTCCATGAAGGAAGATTTAGAAGAGTACATGGATTATGACATTGGTGAAATTTGCAATGATGATTGGAAGCTAGCTCAAAAACTTATGGTTCACGGATGCGATCCTCTACCGCGGAGAAGGTGTTTTTCGAGATCGCCTAAACTATACAACAAACCATTACCTATTAAAGATTCCATGTGGAAACTACCTGATGATAGAAATGTTAGATGGAGTCAATATAGGTGCAAGAACTTTACTTGTCTCGCAAGCAACAACAATGCTCGAAAGGGATTCTTCAAATGCGCGGATTGTTTCAATCTTACCGATCACGAGATGCCGAGATGGATAAGATCAGATGGTGATTCAGTTTCAAATCAAACAAGTGAGGCTGATTTTTTTATAGATGATGTTCTTGGAATTAAGTTAGGAGAGATTAGAATCGGATTGGATTTTAGCGTTGGAACCGGAACTTTTGCTGCTAGAATGAGAGAGTTCAATGTGAGTATAGTTTCAGCAACTATTAACCTTGGTGCACCTTTTAGTGAAATGATAGCTCTTAGAGGACTTGTTCCTCTTTACTTGACTATAAATCAAAGGCTTCCATTTTTTGATAATACACTTGATTTGATTCACACAACAAGGTTTCTTGATGGTTGGATTGACTTTGTGCTTTTGGATTTTGTTTTGTATGATTGGGATAGAGTTTTGAGGCCAGGAGGGTTGCTTTGGATTGATGGATTTTTTTGCTTGAAGGAAGATTTGTATGATTACTTGCAAGCTTTCAAAATGTTGAGATATAAAAAGCACAAATGGGTTGTTGTTCCAAAGATTGATAAGGATGATCGAGAGGTGTTCTTTTCTGCTGTTTTAGAGAAACCTCCTAGACCGTTTAGGTGA